DNA sequence from the Desulfatiglans sp. genome:
TATAGAGACAGCGCAGATATAATTATTGTCGAGAGAAAAAGACTCTTATCTATCCTGCAATCCTTTTATATGCATTTCATCCTCGGTAAATCTGAAAGAACGGTGCTTGACCTCGGGTGCGGTGATGGCATTGCTGTATATGAGCTCTTAAGGGTTGACAGTAAACTTAAGGCGACACTTCTAGATGCCTCTAATGATATGCTGATCAGGGCGAAGAAAAGGCTGAAACGATATGATAACTGCCAATTTCTGTGTGCGAGCTTCCAGGATATATTAAAAAAGAGGATCAGTCTGGGTAATTTTGACTTCATCATATCCTCCATGGCAACCCACCACCTCGCAATGGATGAAAAAACAGAACTGTTCAAAATCATTTATTCACACCTGAATCCCGGCGGCTATTTCCTGAATATGGATGTAATCCTGTCTCCCTCCGAAACACTTGAAAAATGGTATCTGCAACTCTGGAGAGAGTGGATTACTGAAAGGGAGGCAATATTAAAGATTGACAGCCATGAGCATGATGGAATCATTAACAGGTACAAGGACAATACTGATAACAAACCCGATCTTATAAACACACAGCTCAAATCTCTTCAGGACATAGGATTCAAAGATGTGGACTGCTATTATAAGTATGGCATCTTTACGATATTTGGAGGGAAAAAACAGGAGGAAAAACCCATATGAAAAAAACCATATATTTAACTATTCTCTTTTCTATCTGCTTTACCCTGGCAGTCTTTCCATCTGATAACTGTAAAGAGGATATAAAAGACCCCCGCGGGGCTATGAAACCATGGGGAAAAGGGGCATGGGAGACCGGCAAATACAGAAATCTTTTTCTTGAGGCCGGATATAAACAGGAAGAGATAGATGCCAAACTTCAAAAGGCATATCATGATCTTTTTGAAGGGCCGAACAGGGTCTATTTTGAGGTCGGTGATGATATGGCCTATATCTCTGATATCAAAAACAGGGATGCCCGTACAGAGGGGCTTTCATATGGCATGATGATAGCGGTCCAGCTCAATAGAAAAGCCGTATTTGACCGTCTGTGGCGATGGTCAAAAAAATATATGCAGCACCAGGGCGGCCCTCGTGACGGCTACTTTGCATGGTCAGTGGAACCTAAAACAGGCAAACATAATTCAGAAGGGACAGCATCTGATGGTGAACTCTACTTTGTAACCGCCCTGCTTTTTGCTTCAAACAGGTGGGGAAATAATACTGGTATCAGTTATTATAGCGAGGCAAAAAGGATACTTGATGCCATGTGGGCAAAGGACGGTTCACAGGGAATCAACAACATAATTAATGTAGAACATAAACAGATAAGCTTTGTGCCTGAGTCAGAAAGATATGATCTAACTGATCCATCTTATTATCTCCCTGCATTCTTTGAGATATGGGCAGAGTATGCAAAGGATGGTCATGAGAAATTTTACAGGGAGTGCGCTGAAAAGGCAAGAGCATATTTGCATAAGGTGTGTCACCCTGAAACCGGGCTTAACCCTGATATCACCCTTTACAGTGGAAAATTGCCAAAACAGAACTTTTTTCCACCTGCATTCAGGTATGATTCATGGCGTGTCCCGATGAACATCGCAATGGACTATGCATGGTATGGAAAGGATATGGAGTGGCAGAGGGACTACGCAAAGCGTATACAGGATTTTCTCTATTGCAGGGGCATAGATAGGTTTGAAGATCAGTTCAACATGGACGGCACCCTGCCTGACTGGATACTGCCTGCCGGGGGTTTTCAGAAGCTGCGCCATTCACTGGGGCTTGTGGCAACCTCTGCCGCTGCCTCATTAATGGGCACACAGGCTAAAAGCTGGCGATTTGTGGATGAGGTCTGGAATGCCAGGCTTGAACCCTATGAAGACGGATATTTTGATCCCTATTATGACGGGCTGCTCTATCTCATCAGCCTTATGCACCTGAGCGGTAACTACAGGATTATTACACCTGAGGATCACTAAAAGTGAGGCAGATATTATACCATGTAAAATGAGGTAACAGGGGGTTTTTCTTAAGGTAAAATCATATATTTTAGTTTAAAGCATTCAGTGCCGATATAATCTGGGTATTAGATTCATATAGGAAGAGGTCTGTCTATTATATAAATACACCCTTTTCTTAATAGAATTCATATTTGTTTTTAACAGGTTATCCAGAGGTTATTAAGTCTGATGCTTTATTTAATCAGAAAATATTTCATTCTTATTTTAACACTCTCTTTTGCTGTTTTCCCGGCATCAGATATCTATTCCAGTCAATCAGAAAAACTCAAATTCACCCACATCGATATGGATGAAGGGCTCTCACTTACAACGGTCACCTCAATACTTCAGGACAAAAAGGGGTTTATGTGGTTTGGAACATATGACGGGTTAAACAAGTATGACGGTTATGATTTTACTGTTTACCGCCATGACCCAGGTGACCCCTTTTCTCTGATATCAAATCAGATTAAGTCCATATATGAAGATGATGAAGGCAATCTATGGATCACCACCTTTTCAGGGATTTCACGATATGACCGTGATAAAGACTGGTTTATTAATTATAACACCCGTAACGGGTATAACCTTGAAAAACTTGATACATGGAGCATCTTTAAAGACAAAAGGGGTAATTTCTGGGTAGGTACAAACGATAATGGGCTTATCAGGTATGAAGAATCATTAAACAGGGCCACAATATACAGCGCTGACCCGGATAAGAAGGGTGCTCTGAAAAGTAATATCATAAGGCAGGTATATGAAGACAGCAGGGGTAATTTATGGATTGCATCTGAAAATGGAGGGCTTTACCTGCATGACTACAAGACCGACACATTTATTCATTATGG
Encoded proteins:
- a CDS encoding class I SAM-dependent methyltransferase, with translation MTEFSNSKWADPDFTQAYRDSADIIIVERKRLLSILQSFYMHFILGKSERTVLDLGCGDGIAVYELLRVDSKLKATLLDASNDMLIRAKKRLKRYDNCQFLCASFQDILKKRISLGNFDFIISSMATHHLAMDEKTELFKIIYSHLNPGGYFLNMDVILSPSETLEKWYLQLWREWITEREAILKIDSHEHDGIINRYKDNTDNKPDLINTQLKSLQDIGFKDVDCYYKYGIFTIFGGKKQEEKPI
- a CDS encoding glycoside hydrolase, which encodes MKKTIYLTILFSICFTLAVFPSDNCKEDIKDPRGAMKPWGKGAWETGKYRNLFLEAGYKQEEIDAKLQKAYHDLFEGPNRVYFEVGDDMAYISDIKNRDARTEGLSYGMMIAVQLNRKAVFDRLWRWSKKYMQHQGGPRDGYFAWSVEPKTGKHNSEGTASDGELYFVTALLFASNRWGNNTGISYYSEAKRILDAMWAKDGSQGINNIINVEHKQISFVPESERYDLTDPSYYLPAFFEIWAEYAKDGHEKFYRECAEKARAYLHKVCHPETGLNPDITLYSGKLPKQNFFPPAFRYDSWRVPMNIAMDYAWYGKDMEWQRDYAKRIQDFLYCRGIDRFEDQFNMDGTLPDWILPAGGFQKLRHSLGLVATSAAASLMGTQAKSWRFVDEVWNARLEPYEDGYFDPYYDGLLYLISLMHLSGNYRIITPEDH